One region of Roseicitreum antarcticum genomic DNA includes:
- a CDS encoding S8/S53 family peptidase, protein MASPIQIVFNPENYEEAREAGGGGGRKDFFAHRDAEFVVHRNAIVSQLNTISDVLAAQAQGDVGFVKVILRREAWAKSHRPVASLFRGDRIPVVGGGDLGVMIVEARPDSLRQVVAEIARAETNTVMRFNERRQKDEPNPSARKSETGAIDRVELYGPADRRNFSVEEAVAWLSNPITGSSYQVELFDSPPPRSEWDRLDDGHRRLAESFVSGFNALERGLSVDRLPSHKNRQAILSVRLEQSSDQPALRLNESSVSERRRELAVFNPDVDRHAQLLTFLDGHPLVRRIELPGIVVRATGLTASIPRSRPTSANIPIRDSRLTHPRMGIIDGGISAALSDWVIDRWDILADEDLDLAHGTFIGGLAAVGAALNGVETCPEHDGAELVDVAVFPSDRRTGAFASYYPEGLPQFFDEMESAVSDARARHGVRVFNMSLNILQPAAPD, encoded by the coding sequence ATGGCTAGCCCTATCCAAATTGTATTTAATCCAGAAAATTATGAGGAAGCACGCGAAGCTGGCGGTGGTGGCGGACGAAAAGATTTTTTTGCTCACCGCGATGCAGAATTTGTGGTTCACAGAAATGCCATCGTAAGTCAGCTCAATACAATTTCAGACGTCCTAGCTGCCCAAGCGCAAGGAGACGTCGGCTTTGTGAAAGTCATCTTGCGGCGAGAAGCTTGGGCCAAATCTCACCGCCCAGTCGCAAGTTTGTTTCGCGGTGATCGCATCCCCGTTGTCGGCGGTGGCGATCTCGGCGTCATGATTGTTGAGGCTCGACCCGACTCACTCCGCCAGGTCGTGGCTGAGATTGCCAGAGCTGAGACCAATACCGTAATGCGGTTCAACGAAAGGCGACAAAAGGATGAGCCAAATCCATCAGCGCGCAAGAGCGAGACCGGCGCCATTGATCGGGTCGAACTCTACGGACCGGCGGACCGGCGTAATTTTTCGGTCGAGGAGGCCGTCGCTTGGCTGTCGAACCCCATCACTGGCAGCAGCTATCAGGTCGAGTTGTTTGATAGTCCTCCGCCACGTTCCGAATGGGATCGCTTAGATGATGGTCATCGGCGCCTTGCAGAAAGTTTCGTTTCTGGCTTCAATGCCCTTGAACGCGGGCTTTCCGTTGACAGACTACCAAGTCACAAGAATAGGCAAGCGATCCTTTCCGTTCGGCTGGAACAGTCGAGCGATCAACCCGCACTGCGACTGAATGAAAGCTCTGTAAGCGAGCGTCGACGCGAATTGGCTGTTTTCAACCCAGACGTTGATCGCCACGCACAGTTGCTTACGTTTCTCGATGGCCATCCACTAGTGAGACGGATTGAACTTCCTGGGATCGTAGTAAGAGCGACCGGTCTGACAGCATCAATCCCTCGCAGCCGCCCAACTAGTGCAAATATTCCAATTCGCGACAGCAGACTCACTCATCCCCGTATGGGCATAATTGATGGTGGCATCAGCGCAGCGCTGTCAGACTGGGTTATTGACCGCTGGGATATTCTTGCCGACGAAGATCTTGATCTTGCCCATGGAACATTCATCGGTGGTCTTGCCGCGGTTGGTGCCGCATTAAATGGAGTGGAAACCTGTCCGGAGCACGATGGCGCAGAGCTGGTCGACGTCGCTGTGTTTCCGAGTGACCGAAGGACAGGAGCTTTCGCTTCTTACTATCCCGAAGGCCTACCTCAGTTCTTTGATGAGATGGAGTCAGCTGTCTCGGATGCTCGGGCGCGTCACGGTGTCCGAGTGTTCAATATGAGCCTCAATATTCTTCAACCGGCTGCCCCGGATTGA
- a CDS encoding S8 family serine peptidase: protein MAEVNNAVVFISAGNIQPQDVRAEWPSDATSALASLVNTRNDGLLTPAESARNVAVAALNPPGHDGCVPFAPSRFSRRGPGLRAGVKPDLAHVGGAGSIHPSLGHGLFSILPDGTIIDGCGTSYAAPLAAKTAAVLEHAIEGEVSRETLIGLLVHHAEMPVPLQAKGECPARC from the coding sequence ATAGCAGAGGTTAATAACGCGGTGGTGTTCATCTCAGCTGGCAATATCCAGCCTCAAGATGTCCGCGCGGAGTGGCCTTCAGATGCCACTTCAGCTCTCGCCAGCCTGGTCAACACCCGCAATGACGGCTTGCTTACGCCTGCAGAAAGCGCGCGCAATGTGGCTGTTGCCGCACTCAACCCACCTGGTCATGACGGATGCGTACCCTTTGCACCTAGTCGTTTCAGTCGCCGTGGGCCCGGTTTAAGGGCGGGAGTTAAGCCAGACTTGGCCCATGTCGGCGGGGCGGGATCAATCCATCCATCGCTCGGACACGGCCTATTCTCAATCTTGCCGGACGGGACGATAATTGATGGTTGTGGCACTAGCTATGCTGCGCCACTTGCGGCAAAAACCGCTGCTGTGCTCGAACATGCCATTGAAGGAGAGGTCTCTCGTGAGACCCTCATAGGTTTGCTGGTCCACCACGCTGAAATGCCGGTACCATTGCAGGCTAAGGGGGAATGTCCCGCTCGATGTTGA
- a CDS encoding MbcA/ParS/Xre antitoxin family protein, with protein MQFATIEPTASRPDLPAITDEEAAALARTTLNLFRAWQLSDIEARTLLGDMAQRTWARWKDGGIGRIDRDLRARMAILMGIHKGLRYLFSDTARGYAWIRKPNANLGGRSALDVMMRGEITDLIDLRAYLDAERSAW; from the coding sequence ATGCAGTTTGCAACGATTGAGCCTACCGCGTCCCGTCCCGACCTTCCCGCCATCACGGACGAGGAGGCCGCAGCCCTCGCGCGCACCACCTTAAACCTGTTTCGCGCGTGGCAGCTCAGCGATATCGAGGCCCGCACCCTGCTGGGCGATATGGCACAGCGCACATGGGCGCGTTGGAAAGACGGCGGCATCGGGCGGATCGACCGCGATCTGCGGGCGCGCATGGCCATCCTGATGGGGATCCACAAAGGTCTGCGATATCTCTTCAGCGACACGGCGCGCGGCTACGCGTGGATCCGCAAACCCAATGCCAACCTGGGCGGCCGAAGCGCGCTCGACGTTATGATGCGCGGCGAGATTACCGATCTGATCGACCTGCGCGCGTATCTTGATGCCGAACGCAGCGCATGGTGA
- a CDS encoding RES family NAD+ phosphorylase: MVTAPLRGVVWPRSVRIIRSIYPPIDLFEDIADPADWEALASAEAKFNPRIRDSIGDLAKVPVARRVTGPGASWVMAPFVHCSPLRPGRFSDGTFGLYYAGDSAEVAIAETIHHHTKTMLATAEAPGWTSQFRELIGSVDAEFDDVSGMDDLLHPDDYTASQIFGAERRGAGSNGIFWPSVRYPGGNCIAAFWPDVVPIPTQGGHFAYHWNGSAVDYVKKLDTGAIMSVR; encoded by the coding sequence ATGGTGACAGCGCCGCTGCGCGGCGTGGTCTGGCCGCGCAGCGTCCGGATCATCCGCTCGATCTATCCGCCGATCGACCTGTTCGAGGACATCGCCGATCCGGCGGATTGGGAGGCACTGGCTTCGGCCGAAGCCAAGTTCAATCCGCGCATCCGTGACAGCATCGGTGATCTGGCAAAGGTGCCGGTGGCCCGACGTGTCACCGGGCCCGGCGCAAGCTGGGTCATGGCGCCCTTTGTCCACTGCTCGCCATTGCGGCCCGGGCGGTTCAGCGATGGGACGTTCGGCCTGTACTATGCGGGCGACAGCGCAGAGGTGGCGATTGCTGAAACCATCCATCACCACACGAAAACCATGCTGGCCACCGCCGAAGCTCCTGGTTGGACATCGCAATTCCGCGAGCTGATTGGATCGGTCGACGCCGAATTTGATGATGTATCCGGAATGGATGACCTGCTGCACCCCGACGACTACACCGCGTCTCAGATCTTCGGGGCAGAGCGGCGTGGCGCCGGGTCGAACGGCATCTTCTGGCCAAGTGTCCGTTACCCAGGTGGCAACTGCATCGCTGCGTTTTGGCCGGATGTTGTGCCGATCCCCACCCAAGGCGGGCATTTTGCCTACCACTGGAATGGCAGCGCGGTTGATTACGTCAAGAAACTAGATACCGGGGCGATTATGAGCGTGCGCTAG
- a CDS encoding DNA cytosine methyltransferase has translation MGRPIGVDLFAGAGGMSLGFEQAGFDVAAAVEIDPVHCAVHKFNFPQTAVIPRSVERLTGREIRLAAGLGTRTVDCVFGGAPCQGFSMIGHRVLDDPRNRLVLEFVRIVSELDARTFVFENVKGLTVGHHKQVLNELVAAFDQIGYQVRLPWRVLNAGNFGTPQSRERLILFGTKKGEVLPDYPAAITAISGRRANPDLNWGPSCADALADLPDAEIFDELSGSDSVKPRRLGKPSPYAAEMRCLSNEAWHFGHPRQWDPSLLTSSARTNHTDISRRRFSETAQGEIEPISRLFKLPSTGVSNTLRAGTDGARGAFTSPRPIHFKFDRCITVREMARLHGFPDWFRFNTTKWHGARQIGNAVPPPLARAVASQVIAALGIVPSRPSTAIALGETALLQMDVTKASAHFGIEPPKSGRDRKSGAKKRKQTDIEAERISARVANG, from the coding sequence ATGGGCAGACCTATTGGAGTAGATCTTTTCGCGGGCGCAGGCGGTATGAGCCTGGGCTTCGAACAGGCTGGCTTCGATGTTGCTGCGGCTGTAGAAATTGATCCGGTGCACTGTGCGGTACACAAGTTTAACTTCCCCCAGACTGCGGTAATTCCCCGCTCTGTCGAGCGGCTTACAGGACGGGAAATTCGGCTGGCTGCTGGTCTTGGAACACGGACCGTCGACTGCGTCTTCGGTGGAGCACCATGCCAAGGCTTTTCAATGATTGGCCATCGTGTTCTTGATGATCCCCGAAATCGGCTTGTCCTCGAATTCGTCCGGATCGTCAGCGAGCTAGATGCCCGCACCTTCGTTTTCGAAAACGTGAAAGGCCTGACAGTCGGGCATCACAAACAAGTCCTGAATGAGTTGGTCGCAGCCTTTGACCAAATAGGCTATCAGGTGCGGCTGCCTTGGCGTGTGCTGAACGCTGGAAATTTTGGCACGCCGCAGTCACGGGAAAGGCTTATCTTGTTTGGTACCAAGAAGGGCGAGGTCCTCCCCGATTACCCGGCAGCAATAACGGCAATCTCCGGTCGGCGAGCGAATCCAGATTTGAATTGGGGTCCTAGCTGCGCGGACGCGTTGGCTGATCTGCCCGACGCAGAAATCTTTGACGAACTGTCAGGCAGCGATTCCGTCAAGCCACGACGTCTTGGCAAGCCTTCCCCGTATGCCGCCGAAATGCGTTGCCTTTCAAACGAGGCTTGGCACTTCGGGCATCCTCGTCAATGGGATCCCTCGCTCCTGACCTCCAGCGCGCGCACGAACCATACTGATATTTCCCGGCGAAGATTTTCTGAAACAGCGCAAGGCGAGATTGAACCGATCAGCCGATTGTTCAAGCTTCCGTCGACCGGGGTGTCGAATACGCTGCGCGCCGGGACTGACGGCGCACGCGGGGCCTTCACTAGCCCTCGGCCCATTCACTTCAAGTTTGACCGCTGCATCACGGTGCGCGAGATGGCGCGTTTGCACGGATTTCCGGACTGGTTCCGTTTCAATACCACAAAGTGGCATGGAGCCCGTCAGATCGGGAATGCTGTGCCACCTCCGCTGGCACGCGCAGTTGCCAGTCAAGTGATCGCCGCACTGGGCATTGTGCCTTCACGGCCGTCGACAGCGATAGCGTTGGGCGAAACGGCATTACTACAAATGGATGTTACCAAAGCCTCTGCACATTTCGGAATCGAGCCGCCCAAATCAGGCCGCGACCGAAAAAGTGGCGCGAAGAAACGCAAGCAGACCGATATCGAGGCGGAACGCATTTCTGCGCGCGTGGCCAATGGCTAA
- a CDS encoding endonuclease, with amino-acid sequence MAKSNRYQALISKIFFDRYKASVESFEFERVALEHSAESLEIKLPKNLGDVIYSVRFRTALPDDILATQPPGMEWIIEGAGRATYRFKLVRVNRVVPRADLVRVSIPDATPEIIRAYALDDEQALLAIVRYNRLIDTFLGLTTYSLQNHLRTTVKGIGQIEIDELYIGLDKRGCHYVIPVQAKGGKDQIGIVQTTQDIRFVEQKFPGLRCRAIAAQFMEDQVIALFELTLEDDEIRVVEERHYRLVPARDLDRQAIQTYR; translated from the coding sequence ATGGCTAAGTCAAATCGTTATCAGGCATTGATCTCCAAGATCTTCTTTGACCGGTATAAGGCAAGCGTTGAATCGTTCGAGTTTGAACGCGTGGCGTTGGAGCACAGCGCAGAGTCGCTTGAGATCAAGTTGCCAAAGAACCTTGGCGACGTGATCTATTCCGTCAGGTTCCGAACGGCTCTTCCGGACGATATTCTTGCCACCCAGCCACCAGGGATGGAATGGATTATCGAGGGCGCTGGCAGGGCGACATATCGTTTCAAACTCGTTCGCGTGAACCGTGTGGTTCCGCGCGCAGACCTTGTTCGCGTTTCTATTCCCGACGCAACGCCAGAGATCATTCGCGCCTATGCGCTTGATGACGAGCAAGCCCTTCTGGCCATCGTCCGCTATAATCGGCTGATCGACACCTTCTTGGGGCTCACAACCTACAGCCTTCAAAACCATCTCAGAACGACAGTCAAAGGCATTGGTCAGATAGAAATCGACGAGCTCTACATCGGTCTCGACAAGCGCGGCTGCCACTACGTGATCCCCGTACAGGCGAAGGGCGGCAAGGACCAGATCGGTATTGTTCAAACGACACAGGACATCCGTTTCGTAGAGCAGAAGTTTCCGGGGCTTAGATGTCGGGCAATTGCAGCGCAGTTTATGGAGGATCAGGTGATCGCCCTGTTTGAACTGACTCTGGAAGATGACGAGATTCGGGTGGTCGAAGAACGGCACTACCGGCTTGTTCCAGCGCGGGATCTCGACCGTCAGGCCATACAGACCTACAGGTGA
- a CDS encoding site-specific DNA-methyltransferase, translating to MDLVFAPSQIETWPIDRLRPYARNAKIHGTDQVAKIAASMAKFGWTVPCMVADDGELIAGHGRVLAAAMLGLKDVPVIRLSHLDEAERRAYRIADNKLTELGEWDEAMLRDEIAGLLAEDFDLSLLGITDEDLDALLRDPDQLEGGAVEGEDDIPEPPATPVSVAGDLWQLGSHRLICGDSTSGDVVGRLLGDVKPLLMVTDPPYGVEYDPSWRNQAGAAKTKRTGKVLNDDRADWSEAWALFPGDVAYVWHGALHSSTVAESLLAAGFAVRSQIIWAKDRLVLSRGDYHWQHEPCWYAVKKTGKGHWAGDRKQTTLWHISGKDQDAATVHGTQKPVECMRRPILNNSSPGQAVFEPFMGSGTTLIAAETTGRVCFGIELNPAYVDVAIERWQQFTGANAVLADTGETFAELKAKRLTA from the coding sequence ATGGACCTGGTATTCGCACCGAGCCAGATCGAGACGTGGCCGATTGACCGGCTGCGCCCCTATGCCCGCAATGCCAAGATCCACGGCACCGACCAGGTCGCCAAGATCGCAGCAAGCATGGCGAAGTTCGGCTGGACTGTGCCCTGCATGGTGGCTGACGACGGCGAGCTGATCGCCGGGCATGGCCGGGTCCTGGCAGCGGCCATGCTCGGGCTGAAGGATGTGCCGGTGATCCGGCTGAGCCATCTCGACGAGGCCGAACGTCGCGCCTACCGCATTGCCGACAACAAACTGACCGAGCTGGGCGAATGGGACGAGGCAATGTTGCGCGACGAGATCGCGGGACTGCTGGCCGAGGATTTCGACCTGTCGCTGCTGGGCATCACCGATGAGGATCTGGATGCCTTATTGCGCGATCCCGATCAGCTGGAAGGCGGCGCGGTCGAAGGCGAGGATGACATTCCCGAACCGCCAGCCACGCCGGTGTCGGTTGCGGGCGACCTCTGGCAGCTTGGATCGCACCGGCTGATCTGCGGCGACAGCACGTCTGGTGATGTTGTCGGGCGGCTCTTGGGCGATGTGAAGCCCCTGCTGATGGTCACCGATCCGCCCTACGGCGTGGAGTATGACCCGTCGTGGCGCAATCAGGCGGGCGCGGCCAAAACGAAACGCACCGGCAAGGTGCTGAACGACGATCGGGCGGACTGGAGCGAGGCATGGGCGCTGTTCCCTGGCGATGTCGCCTATGTCTGGCACGGCGCGCTGCATAGCTCAACCGTCGCCGAAAGCCTCCTAGCGGCGGGATTTGCCGTCCGGTCGCAGATCATCTGGGCCAAGGACAGGCTGGTGCTGAGCCGGGGCGACTATCACTGGCAGCACGAACCTTGCTGGTATGCTGTCAAAAAGACCGGCAAAGGGCACTGGGCGGGCGACCGCAAGCAGACCACGCTGTGGCACATTTCGGGCAAGGACCAGGACGCCGCCACGGTCCATGGCACGCAAAAACCGGTCGAGTGCATGCGCCGCCCGATCCTGAACAATTCCAGCCCGGGTCAGGCGGTGTTTGAACCGTTCATGGGATCCGGCACCACGCTGATCGCGGCGGAAACCACGGGCCGCGTCTGTTTCGGGATCGAGCTGAATCCGGCCTATGTTGATGTGGCCATCGAACGCTGGCAGCAGTTCACCGGCGCGAATGCCGTTCTGGCCGACACCGGCGAGACCTTTGCCGAGTTGAAGGCGAAGAGGCTGACGGCATGA
- a CDS encoding site-specific DNA-methyltransferase — protein sequence MNAPLLPGRIEHWPLARLKPYARNAKTHDANQVAKIAASMAEFGWTVPVLVAADGELIAGHGRILAAVHLGLTEAPVIVLGHLNEAQRRAYRIADNKLTELGGWDEALLLQELQALLAEDFDLGLIGIPEDELDALLADADDRPAISDDAADAIPEPPAGPITKPGDIWALGKHRLSCGDATDPAAVARLMQGEAATLMFTSPPYAQQRDYGAAKEKVGDWDALMQGVFAAAPVTNDAQLLVNLGLVHRDSEWQPYWEGWVEWMRKSGWRRFGWYVWDQGPGLPGDWNGRLAPSHEFIFHFNRAPRKPHKTVASKHAGETLGGGGLRGADGTVHAKTGTGNAIQSHRIPDSVFRIMRHKGGLGAAGSHPAVFPVALVEAVLTAFSDPGGLIYEPFCGSGTQIVAAERAGRRCFAMELDPVYCDVAVRRWEIATGRTAMTAPN from the coding sequence ATGAACGCGCCCCTGCTGCCGGGCCGGATCGAACATTGGCCCCTCGCGCGGCTGAAGCCTTACGCCCGGAATGCCAAGACCCACGACGCCAATCAGGTGGCCAAGATCGCCGCCAGCATGGCCGAGTTTGGCTGGACCGTGCCGGTGCTCGTCGCGGCCGACGGGGAGTTGATCGCTGGCCATGGTCGCATCCTGGCAGCTGTCCATCTGGGACTAACCGAGGCCCCAGTCATCGTGCTGGGCCATCTGAACGAGGCACAGCGCCGGGCCTATCGCATCGCCGACAACAAATTAACCGAGCTGGGCGGCTGGGACGAAGCCCTGCTCCTGCAGGAATTGCAGGCGCTGTTGGCAGAGGATTTCGACCTCGGGCTGATCGGGATCCCCGAGGATGAGCTGGACGCTTTGCTGGCCGACGCCGACGACCGACCGGCGATTTCTGACGATGCAGCCGATGCCATCCCCGAGCCACCCGCCGGACCCATCACCAAGCCGGGCGACATCTGGGCGCTGGGCAAGCACCGCCTCAGCTGTGGCGACGCCACCGATCCTGCCGCCGTAGCCAGGCTGATGCAGGGTGAGGCTGCCACGCTGATGTTCACCTCGCCGCCCTATGCCCAACAACGCGACTACGGTGCCGCCAAGGAAAAGGTCGGCGACTGGGATGCGCTGATGCAGGGTGTGTTCGCTGCAGCGCCGGTCACCAATGACGCACAACTGCTGGTCAACCTCGGCCTCGTGCATCGCGACAGCGAGTGGCAGCCCTATTGGGAAGGATGGGTGGAATGGATGCGCAAATCTGGCTGGCGACGCTTTGGCTGGTATGTCTGGGATCAGGGGCCCGGCCTGCCGGGCGACTGGAACGGCCGCCTGGCCCCATCGCACGAGTTCATTTTCCACTTCAACCGCGCACCCCGCAAACCGCACAAGACCGTCGCGTCCAAGCACGCGGGCGAAACCCTTGGCGGCGGTGGGCTGCGCGGGGCCGACGGCACCGTCCACGCCAAGACCGGCACCGGCAACGCGATCCAGAGCCACCGCATCCCCGACAGCGTCTTCCGCATCATGCGCCACAAGGGCGGATTGGGGGCCGCAGGATCCCATCCGGCGGTGTTCCCGGTAGCGCTGGTCGAGGCGGTCCTGACGGCGTTCTCTGACCCCGGCGGCCTGATCTATGAGCCGTTCTGCGGCTCCGGCACCCAGATCGTTGCCGCCGAACGCGCTGGGAGGCGGTGTTTCGCAATGGAACTGGACCCGGTCTATTGCGACGTCGCCGTACGGCGCTGGGAAATAGCGACTGGGAGGACGGCCATGACCGCACCGAATTGA
- a CDS encoding DUF6544 family protein — translation MLLRLLLYLLAILATGLAVLVALRVWDSRADQNLHDKLERLSPSVVPRFEEQMVLDLPEPAARFFQFAILPGTELKSVAVIRMGGELSLGSRQDPNYQPMEADQILAPPHGLLWQVRLEGASHVTGSDAYSSENSWSRFRLLNLIPVGRVSHDADHMRSAFGRLVGEGLFWTPAAFLPAANAGWDHLEWEIVDQDTAAVIVRHGGLEQRAEVTVGENGQPLRVVFQRWSNENEDRFFRLQPFGGDLTEFRNFDGFNLPTRVIGGNFYGTDLYHPFFIAEVESISFP, via the coding sequence ATGTTGCTCAGGCTTCTCCTCTATCTCCTCGCTATTCTCGCGACTGGGCTTGCTGTTCTGGTTGCCTTACGGGTTTGGGACTCCCGTGCCGATCAAAACCTGCACGATAAATTGGAACGTTTGTCCCCTTCGGTCGTGCCACGGTTCGAAGAACAAATGGTGTTGGATTTGCCAGAACCGGCCGCCCGCTTCTTTCAATTTGCAATTCTGCCCGGCACCGAACTCAAGTCGGTTGCGGTGATCCGAATGGGCGGAGAACTCTCGCTGGGTTCCCGGCAGGACCCCAACTATCAGCCGATGGAAGCCGACCAAATCCTTGCCCCACCTCACGGTCTGCTGTGGCAGGTGCGTCTTGAGGGAGCATCCCATGTCACGGGCAGCGACGCCTATTCGTCTGAAAATAGCTGGAGCCGGTTCAGGCTTCTGAATCTCATACCGGTTGGCCGGGTGTCGCACGACGCTGACCATATGCGCTCTGCTTTTGGACGCCTGGTCGGGGAAGGCCTGTTCTGGACTCCTGCCGCGTTCCTGCCCGCAGCGAACGCTGGCTGGGACCATCTTGAATGGGAGATCGTGGATCAGGACACTGCCGCCGTCATCGTGCGTCACGGAGGCTTGGAGCAGCGCGCAGAAGTGACGGTAGGTGAGAACGGACAACCCCTGCGGGTCGTTTTTCAAAGATGGAGCAATGAAAATGAAGATCGCTTCTTCCGCTTGCAACCCTTTGGCGGAGACCTGACCGAATTCCGAAATTTCGATGGTTTCAACCTTCCAACCCGTGTGATCGGCGGCAACTTTTACGGTACCGATCTATACCACCCCTTTTTCATAGCAGAGGTCGAATCGATCAGTTTTCCTTGA
- a CDS encoding DUF3489 domain-containing protein, translated as MTKLTDTQTIILSAGAQRPDNIALPLPKGLHGAAAKMAVTKMIAHGWLQEIDVDLRQGEPLWRETGDGHGTTLAVTDAGLLAIGIEPVVAKTVVAIRERASETRAPKPPIQRAGTKQSMLIAMLQAPEGATMEAIIAATGWQAHSARGAMSGALGKKLGLVVTSVKEEGRGRIYRIGGSG; from the coding sequence ATGACGAAACTCACCGACACCCAGACCATCATCCTCAGCGCCGGGGCCCAGCGCCCCGACAACATCGCCTTGCCGCTGCCGAAGGGGCTGCATGGTGCGGCCGCGAAGATGGCGGTTACCAAGATGATCGCACACGGTTGGCTGCAAGAGATCGACGTCGACCTGCGCCAGGGCGAACCCCTTTGGCGCGAAACCGGCGATGGTCATGGGACCACGCTGGCGGTCACTGACGCTGGACTGCTGGCCATTGGGATCGAGCCGGTGGTGGCCAAGACCGTGGTCGCCATCCGCGAACGAGCGTCTGAAACGCGCGCGCCGAAACCGCCGATCCAGCGTGCGGGCACCAAACAGTCGATGCTGATCGCGATGCTTCAAGCTCCCGAAGGTGCCACGATGGAGGCGATCATCGCCGCCACGGGCTGGCAGGCACATAGCGCTCGCGGCGCAATGTCCGGTGCCTTGGGCAAGAAGCTGGGGCTGGTTGTTACTTCGGTGAAGGAGGAAGGAAGGGGACGGATTTACCGTATCGGCGGATCCGGTTAG
- a CDS encoding DUF6900 domain-containing protein: protein MAKRKSTPEAAREALILDIAQRRFFIETLETRNRDRLDFHDVAVWAIRDALEEAFEAGRSTGASAATQP from the coding sequence ATGGCCAAACGCAAATCCACCCCCGAGGCCGCCCGCGAAGCCTTGATCCTCGATATCGCCCAGCGCCGGTTCTTCATTGAAACGCTGGAGACCCGCAATCGGGACCGGCTCGACTTCCACGATGTCGCGGTCTGGGCGATCCGCGATGCGCTGGAAGAGGCCTTTGAAGCTGGCCGCAGCACTGGCGCTAGCGCCGCAACCCAACCCTGA